GAAAGGAAGAGATTGTCATGGCAGAGGGAGTAGCAAATGACAGTGAATATGAATTTGAGCAAGTGCTTAACCTTCAGTGTCTATCTCCTATCAGCACAAAACGTAGCAAGACATTTATTAATGACCTTTGCTTGATCAAGGTTAGCTTCTGAAAAAAGAATGTGGTCATCCGCAAAGCACATATGAGATAACTTCGACCCATCTCCTTTTATATGGATGGGCTTCTAAAATCCGTGACCGACAGCTGCATTGATGAGTTGAGAGAGCCTTTCAATACAAAGGACAAAAATATAAGGAGAAATAGGGTCTCCTTGTCTAATACCTCTCGCAGGAGTGAATTCATTAAGATCCTCACTATTTTATAAGACTCTCATTCTAACATTAGAAATGCAGTGAAGAATGAGATTAATGGTATAGGAAAGGAACCCGATGTCTTTAAGGGTGTCTTCCACAAAACTTTTCTTAAGCCTATTATAggctttttgaaggttaatcttAATAGCCATCCAATCTTTTGAGCTTTTTTATTTCCCATGAAATAAATCATCTCTTGAGCAATAATGATATTATTAGAACTATGTCTGCCGAAGACAAAACTGCATTCGGTAGGCTGGACAATCTTATTCATAAGCCTGCGCAATTGATTAGCATGAATCCTGGTAACCactttataaaaaatattacaacGACTAATAGGACGCATTTGTCTGACCCTAGTAACAGGGTCAATTTTAGAGATCAGTGTAAGGttccacatcggttggggaggaaaacgaagcatgccttataagtgtgtggatacctctccctagcatgacgcatttcgacgagtgagtgtggggggtttCGGTTATCATCCCTAACGTCAAAGGCAAAATCGTGAGGCCTTATGTGctaaagcggacaatatcgtgctagtgGGTGGTCTGGACTGTTACAGATGATATCAGAGGCGGAGTCCGGATCGATGTGTCAGCGAGGGcgctgggctcccttaggggggtggattgtaaggtcccacatcagTTGGAGAGGGAAaagaagcatgccttataagggtgtggatacctctccctatcATGACGTGTTTtaacgagtgagtgtggggggtttCGCCTATCATCTCTATCGTCAAAAGCAAAACCATGAGATCTTGTGTGCCAAAGcagacaatatcgtgctagcgggtggtatGGGCTGTTACAATCAGAGTGATAAGGTTCATTAATCTATCAAACCTTCCTTGAATCCAATACAATATGTTGCACCAGAGAATACAAATCCATTCCAACATAATCCCACTGGCTTTGATAAAAAATGGGTTGAATGCCATCTCTCTCTGGCACTTTAAGACTTCCCATATTAAAGGTCATCAACAAGATCAGAGAAGATACTTTATTCCATCTTCTTCTAACTATAGTTGATCCGTGAAAGTATTTCATGTTACAATCTCCAACCGCGATTTACTTGCACCTAGATTTTTGGTACCATAAAAATTCTTTATGGGCCAACACCTCTTTATATTCACTCCAGAGCTGTTTTTGAAGATTCTCAAGGAAATAATTATTGCTAGTAGCCAATTTGAAAGCAATGCCTTGAAGTCTTCTTAATATAGTTCTTTTGTTCTTGAAAATGTACCCAAACACATTAGTATTCTAGTCtctaaggtagcgtttggtggagagacagagacggaaagactgagactgagagacagagactaagagacagggattgaaataaatctcagtattctgtttggtgtaaaatgggagacaggaattgaaacaaaaatgaaactctaatttaattttcacaaagggtaaaattgaaattaattaattgaaatgaaagtattttaggtataaaatgttattaaagttttagtcttcatctctaaaaatttcagtctcctGTGTCCCTAcgttttggaggtactgaaatactgaaattttagagacagagacagaaattttagtaccctTCTCTGAACTAACAAATACAATACTGAGTttcagtctctcagtctctgtctcagtacctcaaaacaaacgctacctaagaGAATTCTTGAAACTCACAGTACCACTAGTCCAAGAGGAAGAGACATCCCGGAAATTCATGACCAAATTATTGAAATTCGGGTGTGACAGCCAAGCCGCCACAAATTGAAAAGTTCGCTGATTCCTGTTATGTATAGAAGTAGCATAAGGTTGCAGGCAGATGGGGGGTATGGTCGGCAAATGCTTCAAGATCCCTTCCAGGAAAGTTAATTGCTAATCTAAATTACTCGAGTCTCGATCCAATCTCTCGACAAAATTCCCCCTTTTCTAAGTGAACGACCAACCAACAAAATCCAGATCAACCAGCTCGCACTCAGAGACGCATCTTTGGAAGTCAGAGCACGCATTATGCGTAGCATTCACAGAATCCCCTTGACGCTCATAGGCATGGAGGATACCATTAAAGTTACCTAATAAACACTAAGGAAGGTTTATATTTCCATCCAGGGATCACAGCTTGTTCCAGAGATTCCTTCTACTGATGCGTTTGGGGCTTCCATAAACCATAGAGAGGAGCCGAGGAATCAAATCAACACCAATAACCTAGAGATGAACCAACTGGCAATTTTGCTCTTAGACATCAATTCCATGTACCAGAGTCCCAAAGGCACCAGACACCACCAGAATGTCCATTGGCTTCGACAATGAAGGAGCTATCAGaaccaattttatttttgatctGTAAACCATGCACTCACTAATTTGAGGTTCTAGCAAAATCATGAAATTAGCATCATACTCCTTTCTGAGGTCTTTGATGAGAGAGTGGAAAGTTTTGCTATCGGCACCCCGGCAATTCCAACAATAACATTCATGATAACAAACTAAAAGGAAAGAAGTCACCAATGACTAAATCAAACCTGGGCATGAGGCCCTGACTTGTCGTGTTTCTTACCCAGGGAATTATccctcttttttctttcttgtcaCTAGAATCAAGCATAATCACATCTGTAGGTCTTCTAAGGTATTTTCCGGCATTAAGGTCCCCACGAGAGTCAGCTGAGAGCCAGAGGAACTTGCATTAATAGTAAATGATTATTCTTTACTGCAAAACTTTCCTAACCAGAAAGGCTTGCTTCATAGCATCATAAGCTTTATATTGTTCCTTTTGAAGATGTCACATATAATTTATCACTACCCCTTTCATGTCTTTTGCTTTTGGAGATTTCTTCTTTGGAGTCACAGGAATAGGGATCTTGGAACCTTCAAGAGAGGGAGGTGGAACCTTGCTATTAGGTTTAGAGGTGGGTTTCACCCCTTTCTCAGTACTGTGGGCATCAGTTTTGTTATGAAGGCCCTTTTTACTACTTTGTGAGTTTTTACCGGCTCCAAcctgtaatattttttttagtagaTTACCTTTTATTGTTCACAACATGGGCTTTTCAAGGACCAGGCCCATTAGAAATATTCAAGGCCACGATGACATTCTCATGCATGGAATTCTTAGACGGAGTGTCCGTTTCTTCCTCGTGCAAGATATTTCGCGAGCCGTTAGCATTAATGGGCATATCTCCCTCATCATCTCTTTCGTGATTTATAGGAAGATCTTGATCAATCATATCTTCGATCTTTCCTTAATTATTCAGGATATTTTTTTGCCTAATATGGCGTTCGACTAATATCCAAGGCCCAAAATTAGGAGGAGCTTGATTTCCTCAAGGATCACTTTCAATTTCTTGGTTCTTTCCATTTTGGTTATCATTTTCACTGGGGATTTGGTCTCGAGAGtctactttatttttttttcacggTCGACCTCCTGGTTTACCGTCTTCTCCATCAAATTATCAGGACATATATTTGTCTGATGAACATATTTGTATTGGTTGGTTGATTCTTCTCAACACATGGAGTAGCAATCTCTATGTCTTTATTTACTTGATTCAAGTCAACGTTAGATCTAATTCTAACTCTTTTAGTATTACGTTGCACCAAATCTTTTTTTCTGTTTAAAAATTCTAGTAGAGCCTTCTTTAATCATGACGGTTCAAATGgtgattaattaaaaaaaaaaatatataaacaaaatattaaaataataaatatatttaaccTTTTACTTTTTTAGAACATAGAAAATTAATTAGGACAAAGTAACTAAAGCGccatataataatttttagaagaaattaaaaaaataataaatacgTCTTTGACTTTTTGGCTCATAGATATTTATATTCTTAAAGattaagaaaatatatttaaatttttaattttttcaaaaattctatGAGACAGATTAGTGCAGTCTATCAAACCCAAATGAACATAAGATCAATAtgtctaaattttaaaaagatcgaaaatttaaatatatttttaaatttttaaaaaatttaaatgccGGCAGGTCAAAAGGTCTTAAAATTCTCgtattttatatatttgatataaaaaaagaaaaagaaaaagaaacggaATCGGAAAAAAGTTGTGCTTATTTTGCAGTGTTCCCAGTTACCGGCGAGTTTGGACTGGCCGCAATCGTCGTCGCCAGCCTTCTGTGCTTCCGCCTCTGCCAGTCTACAGAGACCCGAAATTATCTCAATTCCAACATTCAAACATTCGATATTGGTTTCTCCAATTCAATCTAAGAAATCTGTGATCCTCTCTCGAGTTGGGGTTTatctcaaaacccaaaatcAAACCCAATCATGGAGGCATTGGCGTCAAACCCCCGAAGAAGCACTGCCTCCAACAAACAGCAACAAGAAGCGAAGATTCCGAAACCCCAACGACCGAACCAATTTCCATCACACCGGGACGCGGTGCACGTGTCCCCAAATGCGAGAAAACTGTGCGAGCTGCTGACGCGAACCCCTCCTAACGACATCGAAACTGCCCTAACTAACTGTGGGATCCGGCCTTCCCACGATGAGGTCCACGAGGTCCTCGGGCTGTCCTACAGCGTGCCGTCGTCGGCCGTGAAGTTCTTCCGGTGGGCCGGGCAGCTTCAAAAGCACTCGGGCCATGCCTGGAACTTGATGGTGGACCTGTTGGGGAAGAACGGGGTGTTTGAGTACATGTGGGACGCCATCAGGTCCATGAAGCAGCAAAAGCAGCTGGCATTGCCCACCTTTGTCTCCGTTTTCGAGAGCTACTGCACTGCTGGCAGGTTCAATGAAGCCTTTATGAGCTTCGATGTTATGGACAGGTACGGCATTCAGCCCGACGTTGTTGCCGTCAATTCCCTCCTCAGCGCCATCTGCCGCGAGGACAATCAGACAACCGTCGCATTGGAGTTCTTCCATAAGATCAAGGGCAAGATTCCGCCCGACGGGGATACTTTCGCCATTTTGCTGGAGGGCTGGGAGAAGGAAGGAAATGCCGCCAAGGCCAAGAGCACGTTCGGCGAGATGGTGGTTAGAATTGGTTGGGATAGGAAGAACATGGCTGCCTACGATGCTTTCTTGATGACATTGGTTCGTGCATTGCAGGTTGATGAGGCTGTCAAGTTCTTGAAGGTGATGAAGGACCATGACTGCTTCCCAGGTTTGAAATTCTTTACCAATGCTCTTGATATTATCATCAAGCAAAACGATGCGGCTAATGCTGTCATTTTGTGGGATGTCATGCTTGAGAGTGCCTTGGTAGTGCCTAACTTAGTAATGTACAATGCTGTCATTGGCTTGCTTTGCAATAACAATCAGATAGATCACGCCTTTCGCCTGCTCGATCAGATGGCGTTTCAGGGTGTTTTCCCTGACTCCCTCACTTATAACATTGTTTTTGAGTGTTTGGTGAGGAACAAGAAGGTTCATGTGGCCGAGAGGTTCTTCAACGAGATGGTGAAGAACGAGTACCCGCCCACCAGTACCAACTGTACCTCGGCCATTGCAATGTTCTTTGATCGTGATGATCCTGAGGCAGCGCAATCGATTTGGACTTACATGGTTGAGAATCATATTAAGCCGCTCAGTGATGCTGCCAATGAGGTGCTACTTGGTCTTTGTCAGCTGGGCCGGCTCTCGGAGGTGAAAAGGTCAGCGGAAGACATGCTGGATTGGAAGATCATGATATATGAGTCCACAATGGCAAAGTTGAAGGATGCATTCTATAGAGATAGTAGGACTGCGAGGGACAGATATGACAGTCTGTCCAGGAGGTGGAAAGCTCATGGCAAATTGTAATTTAGACAAACCTTTTCTTTTTGTGTTGAACTTTTCAGTATATAGCCATCACTGACTGAGATAGTGTTAAATGAGTTTTATCCTTTCACTCCCTCGCAGTAAGCCTTTCCCTTTGAAATTCTTTTGCATCGGGAGTTATTTTTGCTGTCTATAGTCTTTTCTTCCATTCATATTACATGTTTATGTTAAATGTTTACAGGTGGTCATTATTCTTGATTCTTCTGTCTTCTACATGTTCATGAGGTTGGTATTTTTGAAGTTGGCAACAGTGCTACTTGAGATGAACTTCATTGAGGCTCCTGAATTGTAGTTTCTTTGTGCGTGAGGATTTTGAGTTTCCATATATTATGGAGTTACCATAATATGAATTGCTTTGTATGAGTGAATAATTTGCTTTGAAAATAACGTTAGTATTTTAGCTGGAGGTTAAGTCTTCACCTCAATGGTAGGGGGTGATGACTTGTGATGCGGTAGTCACAAGTTCAAATGCTGGAAATAATCTCTCCACTTGTGGTAGTAAGGTTGCAAATAGGCCTACCTTCCTTAAACACCATCCACTGGGAAAACCTAATGCTTTTACAGTTCTGCCCAGCTTTATCTTTCACTTATTCACACTCTGGTTCTCTggcttttttttatttgtatcacCCGTACAACCATGGTGGGGTTTCTATATTTTCATTCTCCAGCAATTTCTCCCTCTTCTTTTGCTCAAAATGCTTTAATATGTGAGCTTACCAAGCTTGGCAATTTTGGTTGCCTTCCATTACAGTTCAGATTGCAGAAGTACTGTGATCTAATACTCATGAAGTATTAAGTTTTACAAAGGGGTAGCAGCATATCTGGTTACTATTTGTTATATGGAATTTTTACTATTTATATGTGGATCTTGAATGCAAACGCCTCATGTATCATGTCCTGTCATTTTTGTTATCACTTGGTGATGCAAATGGGGAACATGGTATTGAGGATCCAACTTTTATAGTTGAAGGATAAAAGCTCCTTTAGTGGTCTGCATGCCACTCTGAGGGTCTTGTTTTCTTTTAAGTTTGGCAAACTTAGAAGGAAAAGTTCAATACCAGGTGGATACCTTAGATATTGTTCTTCAATTTGGAGAGATCATCAATTTATTTTTGCAAGTTTGCCATGCTCTTGAAGAGATTAAGAATTGATTGACAGGAGCAATCTTTCTCCGGAGCCACAGGACTTAACAATAGTCCTTGTCTCTGTTTTGGTTAGTTTGTCTTTATCTTCCATTTTTCTGATCTTCAATTACCTTTGAAAGTCGTCCACAAGATTGTGCTGTAAATGCCAAGCCCAGGCAGTTGTCATTGCAAATATTTGACAAGCATGAGCAGCATTAGATGGTCAACAGTTGGCACAAGGGTTGATGTTTGAATTCTCACATTTTATTCAAGGTTTCCTGTTTAGTTATTCTTGTGATTTGTGAATGTTCGGAACGGTGATCATTCTTATAAAAGCTTTACTTTTACCAAATGTAAGCGTGAGGCACTAGTGCACTAAACTAATGTTAAGTGCGGTCTGTTTATTCGGTTTTCAGTATCAAATTATGCACTGGAATTATCAGTGTTTGTACGATGTTATGGTTCTGTTCTATAGTTCACACATTCATCGCTTAATGCGTGCAGCTATCATTGTAATGTATGATTGAATATGTAGTACAAACTTGCAAGCAAACTGTTATTGGTTAGTAGTTACCTTGGTTTGTTCTATTACACTGCACTTGTGAAAAATTTCATGGATAAAGTTGATTCGTTTCTAGACCTTATTAAGGCTCCTCATAGTTTGCGAATCATTCTGTTAGTTTTGTACCCTTAACATTTATGCGTCTGATAAAGCAATTGCTgcttttttatgtaaaaatggTCTAACTAAattcatgtatatatatatttttataaaacatTTGTACTTGATAGAGTGCTTAATCAGGTTTAAAGAAGAGGGGGAATCAGTATATAACTGAGTGTGATTCATACGCGTTACATATCCTAGGCATAAGATTTGCAATGTTTATTTTGAATGTTTAACTCTGGATACAGTCACTTGAAAATAGGAAAACGTTCTTTTGCATCAAGCTTGTTTTTAAAGCAAGGGGGGGAAATGTATATTTACtatttctttaaaatattttatgcgAGTGTTTACTACTAAGTCGTAAAGATAAAATGTTATTTGCTAATCTAGAAGTGTGTATAAGGTTGTAAATTGTAATTCTGCCCAAGTAGGAATATGTACTAGTTAATATATGCTTTACGCATGCAAGTGTGGACCCACTTATACTTGAGAACAGAATTTGCTATGAAGGCAGAGTAAGAAGAAGGATTTTGCATCTAGCAATGCAAGTTTGGTATTTTACCTTTTCACAATTAACATATAAACCAAGATTCCCAGTTCATGGTAATATTTGCTATACGGCAATTGAAGTTTCTAATCATATAAACAGTAGGAGAATCATAGTCTCACAGAATTTGAATATATTCTTAACAAATAAACTTGTTTTTTCATTATTTGGAAAAGAGTGTATATTAATCCTCTTTCATATATGTACGAATTTTACATTGAAATGATTAATCTAtctctttttctcttaaaatagTGGAAACAAATTTATCGTTTTAAACCGTAAGATTATTTTATGACATGGTTAGGAATTTAAAATATATGAAAATGCTAGAAAATGAAATGGGATATAGTAATTTGCGCACAGGATCAAATGCTTTAAAGTTGGGAAAGGAATTAAACGAAGATACTAAAACCCCATTGTAAATAGAGTTAAAGAACCCAAATTGTTTATGTGCTTCATGTTCTGAAGCCAAACTGCTCTCTTTTCACCACAACACAGAACAAAACAGAGAGAAAGCAGAGCAGTGGGAAAAAGAATGTTTTAGTCCCTCAAGACTGATTGATTCATGCTCTATGCCTACGGCTTTCAAGAGAAAACTCGATCTCCATCGGCGGCAGGGCCGAACGAACCCCTTGATCTGGCTAGCAGCGATCCTATGCACCATCATAGCCATAGCAGTTGTGATTGCAGGGATAGTAGTTTTCATTGCATACTTGGTCATCCATCCAAGAGTACCTGTGATCAGCATCACCAATGCTCATTTAGACCTTCTGCGGAACGACTACGCCGGCCTCCTCCAGACACAGCTCACAGTCATTGTGAGGGCTCACAATGGCAATGCCAAGGCTCATGCTACTTTCTCTGACATAAGCTTCAACATCAGCTTCCAAGGCCAAGGCATAGCCGTCCTCGTTGCGGATTCTTTGGAGGTTCCTAAGAATAGTACTAAGGATCTTAACTATGTTATTCAGTCTTCTTCCATTCCTTTGACTCCTGATCAGATGGAGAAAGTAGATGATTCTTGGAAGAAGAATGAGATTGCCTTCGATTTCAAGGGAAATGCAAGGACTCGGTGGAGGATAGGGCCTGTAGGATCTGTTAAGTTCTTGTGCCGCTTGAACTGTCAACTCAAGTTCCATCCTTTGAATGGCAGCTACATTCCAAATAGGTGCACCTCAAAATCAAAATGaatctcttcttattctcctcCTTCTTTCATAATTCAACTTAcatattcttatttttcttgCCTATGTAGATATTATTTCAGCTAATAAAATTCAGTATCTATTCTTAGATTCTTTGCTTTTCAAGTACATTGTCATGTTTTAATATTTCTTCATGTGTAACTCAGCAAACATGTCTCAGTGTTTCATAATATATTTCCGCCATGAAACCCttctccttttatttttatattttaactaaTTTGGGTGGTCGACTAACAATAAAATAGAgtgaaaattgaaaagaatttttttttttgttgtactTAAAAGTGAGAATGTTTGATATATTATTTTgcagaaattacaaaataagttcatcttttatttatttaatttattttatagttaattttagCTGGcaaactttattattattatttttgttttcaacttaCACCCAAGTAAGCAAACAAGGAAGAGGGAAAATATTACGAAATTCAAATTGAGAGTTAATAATGAAAGATTCATCCATAAGGAAAAGACAAGTAAAATCCAGATCCTTTCTTCAACGTTGAAAAAGTGTCAATGATTTGCACcttttgcttctttttggaaACTTTCTAGTGAAGCTTTGCTCCCTCGAGTATATTGTAGGGTAAGTATTAGGTATTTGGCAATACCTTTGTTGTTAAGTTTAATGGTAACACCtatattgtttttaattcatttcCCTCTTTTTGGATATCTCtaatatattagtattttaatATTTCAACTTTCAAGCTTGTAttatatattgaaaaaaatgaaaataaaagttGTTATGAAATGAGGGACAAACAAAAAGATAATTACtgaaattgaaaaaagaaaagataaattaaaataaaaaagtttaaaattaaatacaaagagaattattttatttttttatttaattttttgatacaATAAGATAGAAACTCACTTAAGATAAATTAAATACTTCTACCTATTTTTTTGATGTAATAAGAGAGAACTTCACTTATCTACACTATGATTTTATCACGAAACTAAAATGGGAGTTTTCACTCAATGACGgctataataataatttaaaaggtATTTATAACATCTTattagattaaaataaaaaaatcttaaactcattaaaataaaatccaatctagtaattaaataaacaaaattaaaatacaaaaaattaaatttaacattctaatacttaaaaatataaactaataactacTAAATAATACTTGAACTTTTTATATCACGAACATTTGAAAcatgtattaaaaatatatcataaaacatatcatatcttatatttttaaaataaaaaaaactcaagactcaagagccaacaaattttattattttttatcagcatttttaatcatcaatttaattcttttagtttgaacttatttttaatctacacttttaaatattgatgattaaataatagcacaaaataataaattttattcatcctctaacatttttgttttaatattttattgctATATGTGACTTTTTACTTTTGAAGAGTAAAGTCATTATTATTGAAATATCTATAGCTATATCTtcacttattttatttatgaagAAAGCATAATTGAAATTCAAGTATAAGTGTATAACAAAACATTAATAACCTAACAAAAGTGAGATATACATATTTATTGCACTCcctttttcaaattcaaattcttaactttctttttaaaataagaaaactaAAGACAAACCTACTCCTTGATTTTGTAGTGTAGgccactaaaaataaaattgtaaaatGTAAACGTTATGAATTGAATTGTTTGGGCCAAGCAAATGAGAATATGTGGCAacttagctttttttttttttggtcagtGGCAACTTAGCTTAAGATGTAGACACATCATACATGGAATGGTAATGACGGCGCTATCGTTGGGCCCCTAACGAATAGGGCCCACTTCGGACCCAAACGTAAAATGGGCCCACTTGAGCCCGATTTCTCGCGGTCGCTGTTCCTACAATCGTGACCATAGAAACTTTGACGATGAAGATTTATTTGAGAAGAATGCATTGGGTGGCATCACGTTCACATCACATCACATCAACTTTGAATGCTTGATATGCTGCTCTTGTTGTTTCTCTCACTATTAAATGCAAACTCACATCGCTCCATTACTGCATTTCTTCTTGAATTCAATTCAATCTCGTTTTCATTCTTCATTCCTCTATCCTCGATAAGCTCGTATAGAAACTTGAACCAAAGCACCTTCAGAAAATTAAAAACGCCATTGAAGAAGTAGTGAACAATTTTGGTGTGCTCAGGTATAAAATTTTCTTAATGCTTGTTACGTTTTACGCTTCTTTATTTATCTCTCCAAGTGTTCTACTATAACTTCGCCATTTTGAAAGTTTAATGAGTCTGAAACTCTTGAGGTCTGAGCTGAGCTTCTTctccattttcttttgatttaattttttagtatccGTTGAAACATTTtgattttgaataaaaaatat
Above is a genomic segment from Arachis stenosperma cultivar V10309 chromosome 1, arast.V10309.gnm1.PFL2, whole genome shotgun sequence containing:
- the LOC130962961 gene encoding pentatricopeptide repeat-containing protein At1g77360, mitochondrial-like — translated: MEALASNPRRSTASNKQQQEAKIPKPQRPNQFPSHRDAVHVSPNARKLCELLTRTPPNDIETALTNCGIRPSHDEVHEVLGLSYSVPSSAVKFFRWAGQLQKHSGHAWNLMVDLLGKNGVFEYMWDAIRSMKQQKQLALPTFVSVFESYCTAGRFNEAFMSFDVMDRYGIQPDVVAVNSLLSAICREDNQTTVALEFFHKIKGKIPPDGDTFAILLEGWEKEGNAAKAKSTFGEMVVRIGWDRKNMAAYDAFLMTLVRALQVDEAVKFLKVMKDHDCFPGLKFFTNALDIIIKQNDAANAVILWDVMLESALVVPNLVMYNAVIGLLCNNNQIDHAFRLLDQMAFQGVFPDSLTYNIVFECLVRNKKVHVAERFFNEMVKNEYPPTSTNCTSAIAMFFDRDDPEAAQSIWTYMVENHIKPLSDAANEVLLGLCQLGRLSEVKRSAEDMLDWKIMIYESTMAKLKDAFYRDSRTARDRYDSLSRRWKAHGKL
- the LOC130946200 gene encoding NDR1/HIN1-like protein 12, which translates into the protein MPTAFKRKLDLHRRQGRTNPLIWLAAILCTIIAIAVVIAGIVVFIAYLVIHPRVPVISITNAHLDLLRNDYAGLLQTQLTVIVRAHNGNAKAHATFSDISFNISFQGQGIAVLVADSLEVPKNSTKDLNYVIQSSSIPLTPDQMEKVDDSWKKNEIAFDFKGNARTRWRIGPVGSVKFLCRLNCQLKFHPLNGSYIPNRCTSKSK